The Pseudomonas entomophila genome segment TGCCTGATCCTGCGCTTTGCGCCCAAGCAGGCGGACTAACGGAAAACCCGCTCCCACACATCAAGCGTGGGAGCGGGCTTGCCTCGCGATTGAACACATTTCAGCCCCGAACGCTCGACACCCCGCCATCCACTACCATCGCCGCCCCAGTCATGAAACTCGACGCGTCAGACGCCAGGAACAACGCGGCCTCGGCGATTTCTTCCGGCCGGGCAAGGCGCTTTAGAGCATGCAACCCCTCTACATGCGCTCGCACCTCAGGGCTGCCCGTCACACTGCGCCCCATGGGCGTGTCGGTGCCACCCGGTAACAGGGCATTGGCACGCACGCCTTGTGCGCCATATTCCGCCGCAATCACCTGAGTCAAACCCACCAGCCCGGCCTTGCTCGCCGCATAGGCGGCCATACCCGGCATGCCCACGCTGTGGCCGACAAAGGTCGAGGTGAAGATCAGCGAACCGCCGCCGCGATTCAGCAACGCGGGGATCTGCGCCCGCGCGCAAAGGAAGACACCGGTGAGGTTGGTATCGAGGGTGTGACGCCAGGCTTCCAGCG includes the following:
- a CDS encoding SDR family oxidoreductase, which encodes MQLTGKVAIITGASSGIGRAAAHLFARHGARLVLTARRQDKLNQLQDELDGGGQRAVIAVSGDITDPALAPELVRAAMRQFGGLDIAFNNAGTLGELAPTPGLTLEAWRHTLDTNLTGVFLCARAQIPALLNRGGGSLIFTSTFVGHSVGMPGMAAYAASKAGLVGLTQVIAAEYGAQGVRANALLPGGTDTPMGRSVTGSPEVRAHVEGLHALKRLARPEEIAEAALFLASDASSFMTGAAMVVDGGVSSVRG